The genomic window CAGCAGCTTCGCGAGCAGCGCGGCACCGATGAGGAACAGCCCCACCGTCAGGACCGCGGAGCCCAGCGGCAGGGCGCGTACCGGTCCGGTGCGGCCCATCAGCACCTGCCCTGCCATCGAGGAGAGGAAGACCGTCAGGACGATCACGCCGGACACGGCGAGGTTGTGCACGTTCAGATACCTGGCGACGAAGGCCGGGGAGACCGCGGTGAACAGGCCGAGCACCGAGAAGCCGGCGAAGGCGGCCAGAGCGGCGGGGAAGAAGACACCGCGGACCTGCGCGGGTACGACCATGCCCTGGGGGCGCAGCGGCGGCCTCGGGCGGCGGACGTCCACCGTCTCCGGTATCGCCCGGAGGACGCCGCCGCACAGGACGAGCAGTGCCAGGTGGACCAGGAAGGGCAACCGCAGCGGGTGCGGTTCGTACTGCGCAAGCAGCCCGGCGATGAGTGGCCCGCATCCCAGACCGCCCATGTTGGCGGCGGTCGCGGTCAGCGCCGCCCGTCCGTGCTGCCCCGCAGGGGCCAGTTCGGTGATGGCGGCGGTCGCGGCGCCGCTGAAGAGTCCCGCGGCGAATCCCGAGAGCAGGCGCCCGACGAACAGCCACCCCAGTCCGCCCTCGAACACGAAGCACACCGCGCTGAGCATCGACAGGACCACCCCGACCAGCAGCACCGGGCGCCGGCCCACGACGTCGGAGAAGTTGCCCGCGAGGAGCAGCGCGGCGATGACACCGCCCGCGTAGACGGCGAA from Streptomyces sp. NBC_01198 includes these protein-coding regions:
- a CDS encoding MFS transporter codes for the protein MATTSARRRPVRSWYVLAAVVFAVVMAGTTLPTPLYGLYRQEIGFSEFLVTVVFAVYAGGVIAALLLAGNFSDVVGRRPVLLVGVVLSMLSAVCFVFEGGLGWLFVGRLLSGFAAGLFSGAATAAITELAPAGQHGRAALTATAANMGGLGCGPLIAGLLAQYEPHPLRLPFLVHLALLVLCGGVLRAIPETVDVRRPRPPLRPQGMVVPAQVRGVFFPAALAAFAGFSVLGLFTAVSPAFVARYLNVHNLAVSGVIVLTVFLSSMAGQVLMGRTGPVRALPLGSAVLTVGLFLIGAALLAKLLAVLIVGAVVTGLGQGLAFRASVTNVSRVAPEEQRGATLSALFVAAYVGISLPVVGIGAVAVAVGLRTAGVIFVACVIVLSTAVAAHLLRHPMPAA